TTGCGTAATAACGGAGCCTGGAACTATTCGAAAGGGGACGGCTATCATTCGCAACGCTGGAACAACATTGGCACCTGGGTACAGCGCGCCATCATTCCGCTAAAAAGCGAACTGGTCATGGGGGACAGCAATACCGGGAACGATGTTTTCGACAGCGTCGGCTTTCGCGGAGCGCGGCTGTACTCTTCTGACAATATGTATCCCGATAGCCTGCAGGGCTACGCCCCCACGGTTAGAGGAATCGCCCGGACGGCGGCAAAGCTGACGATACGACAGAACGGGTATGTTATCTACCAAAGCTATGTGTCGCCGGGCGCGTTTGCGATTACCGATCTTAATCCTACCTCTTCCAGCGGCGACCTTGAGGTGACGGTAGATGAAAAAGACGGTAGCCAACAACGTTACACGGTGCCTTACTCTACCGTTCCGCTATTGCAGCGTGAGGGCAGGGTGAAGTATGACCTGGTGGCCGGGGATTTTCGCAGCGGCAATAGTCAGCAGTCTTCGCCATTCTTTTTCCAGGGAACGGTGATTGCCGGCCTGCCTGCGGGGCTGACGGCTTACGGCGGTACGCAACTTGCCGATCGTTACCGTGCCGTGGTGGTCGGGGCGGGGCGAAATTTGGGCGACTGGGGAGCCGTGTCGGTTGATGTCACACATGCGCGTAGCCAACTGGCAGATGACAGCACCCATCAGGGGCAATCGTTGCGTTTTCTGTACGCCAAATCGCTGAATAATTACGGGACTAATTTTCAATTGCTGGGTTACCGCTATTCCACGCGCGGATTTTACACCCTGGATGATGTGGCATATCGCAGTATGGAAGGGTACGACTACGAATACGATAGCGACGGACGCCGCCATAAAGTGCCGGTGGCGCAGAGCTACCACAATCTCCGCTACAGCAAAAAAGGCCGCTTTCAGGTCAATATTTCGCAAAATCTGGGGGATTACGGGTCACTGTATCTTTCCGGCAGTCAACAAAATTACTGGAATACGGCGGATACCAATACCTGGTATCAACTGGGATACGCCAGTGGATGGCAAGGCATAAGTTATTCGCTGTCATGGTCGTGGAGCGAGTCGGTGGGGAGCTCAGGCGCCGACCGCATTCTGGCATTCAATATGTCCGTTCCGTTTAGCGTTCTGACCGGACGGCGTTATGCGCGCGACACTATTCTTGATCGTACTTATGCCACGTTTAACGCCAACCGCAACCGCGACGGCGACAATAGCTGGCAGACCGGCGTGGGCGGCACACTTCTGGAAGGACGTAATCTGAGCTACAGCGTGACGCAAGGGCGTAGCAGTAGCAATGGTTATAGCGGCAGCGCCAGCGCTAGCTGGCAGGCGACGTATGGCACGCTGGGCGTGGGATATAACTACGATCGCGATCAGCATGACTATAACTGGCAACTTTCCGGCGGCGTGGTCGGTCATGCGGATGGTATTACGTTTAGCCAACCGTTGGGCGATACCAATGTCTTGATTAAAGCGCCGGGAGCGAAAGGCGTGCGCATCGAAAACCAGACCGGCGTGAAAACGGACTGGCGGGGCTATGCGGTAATGCCCTACGCCACGGTATATCGCTATAACCGCGTCGCGTTAGATACCAACACGATGGACAACCATACCGATGTCGAAAATAACGTCAGCAGCGTAGTGCCGACAGAGGGCGCGCTGGTGCGGGCCGCTTTTGATACGCGGATAGGCGTAAGGGCAATCATTACCGCGAGGCTTGGCGGACGTCCGTTACCGTTTGGCGCGATAGTACGAGAAACCGCCAGCGGCATTACCAGTATGGTCGGCGATGATGGGCAAATTTATCTGAGCGGCTTGCCGCTAAAAGGTGAACTGTTCATCCAGTGGGGAGAGGGGAAAAACGCGCGTTGTATCGCCCCTTACGCCCTGGCGGAGGATAGCCTGAAGCAGGCGATTACGATAGCCAGCGCAACCTGTATCCGTCCGGCGTCATAAAAGGAAAAATAGAGATGAAAATATACTCAGCGCTATTGCTGGCGGGGACCGCGCTCTTTTTCACCCATCCCGCGCTGGCGACGGTTTGCCGTAATTCAAACGGGACGGCGACCGATATCTTTTACGACCTGTCAGATGTTTTCACCAGCGGCAATAATCAGCCGGGACAGGTGGTGACGCTGCCGGAAAAATCAGGTTGGGTCGGCGTAAACGCGACGTGCCCGGCGGGGACAACGGTGAATTATACCTACCGAAGCTATGTATCAGAATTACCGGTACAAAGTACCGAAGGAAATTTTAAATACCTCAAGTTGAATGACTACCTTCTGGGCGCGATGAGCATCACCGATAGTGTCGCTGGCGTATTTTATCCGCCCCGTAACTATATTCTCATGGGCGTCGACTATAACGTGTCGCAGCAAAAGCCGTTTGGCGTGCAGGACTCAAAGCTGGTTTTTAAATTAAAAGTGATACGGCCTTTTATTAATATGGTGACGATCCCTCGCCAGACAATGTTTACCGTCTATGTGACGACCTCTACCGGCGACGCGTTGAGCACGCCGGTATATACCATTAGCTACAGCGGCAAAGTGGAAGTGCCGCAAAACTGTGAAGTGAATGCCGGACAGGTCGTGGAGTTTGATTTCGGCGATATCGGCGCGTCGTTATTTAGTCAGGCGGGGGCGGGTAATCGTCCGCAAGGCGTCACGCCGCAAACGAAAACCATTGCTATCAAATGTACCAACGTCGCGGCGCAGGCCTATTTATCGATGCGGCTTGAAGCCGAAAAGGCCTCAGGGCAGGCGATGGTGTCCGATAATCCGGATTTAGGCTTTGTGGTTGCTAATAGCAACGGTACGCCGCTTACACCCAATAATTTGTCGAGTAAAATTCCGTTTCATCTTGATGATAACGCCGCCGCTCGCGTAGGTATTCGCGCCTGGCCAATCAGCGTGACGGGGATTAAACCGGCGGAAGGGCCGTTTACTGCGCGCGGCTATCTACGAGTCGATTATGATTAAGGAGGCATAATGATCCTTCGGCGCGTTTTCATCGCTATCGGTTGTGTTTTGTTCAGCCCGCTGAGTCAGGCCAACTCATCTCTGGGCGAAGTGAATATTGAACTGCGCGGTAACGTGGTGGATTTTACCTGCGCCGTGGTGGCGGGCGACAGTAACAAGTCGGTTAACCTCGGCACCTGGCCGACAAAACAGCTTCACGCCGCCGGTGACGCTACGCAACCGGTAGCCTTTAGCCTAAAACTTGAAGGTTGCCCGCCGGGGTCGGCGTCTATAACGTTTTCCGGGACGCCAGCGCCCGGCACGGCATTACTGGCGCTTGCTGATACGGCAATGGCGCAAAAACTGGCGATTGAAATTCGCGATGGCGATCAACGTCGATTGCCACTTGAACAGGCCAGCAAGGCCGTCGATATTGACAACAACGGCAATGCTACCCTGAAATTCTATGCGAACTATATCGCCTTAGCCGATGGCGTGCAGCCCGGACTTGCTAACGCGGATGCGACCTTCCTGATCAATTACAATTAGTGTCCGTTATTGTGGCTCCCGAACGATAATTCGCCGGGAGTACATTTACAATAATTCGTGTGATTTGGCGTAATCGATAAGCTCAACGATAGAGTGAAGGCCAAGTTTAGAAAATATATTGGCCTTATGCGCGCTGATAGTCTTGTTACTCAATAAAAGTTGCTCGGCAATTTCTTTGTTAGACATTCCATTGGCCAGATAGCGCAGCACGGTAACTTCGCGGTTAGATAGTGGCATATCATGGTGCCCGCCTTTGGGGGTACGGGTATTACTGATGAAATTAAGCGTCTCAGATGGGAAAAAAGAATAGCCGGATAAAATCATTTTTACCGCATTATAAATATCATTGAGGTCTTTGCGTTTACTTACAAATCCGTTTGCGCCCGCTCTTATTGCTCTTCCGGCATAAAAAGCCTCTGATTTCGACGATAAAAAAAGTATCCGGGTATGTTCCTGGATAGATTTGATTCGTTTAAGTAAGGTAAAGCCGTCGGTGCCCGGTAATTCAATATCCAGAATGACAAGGTCAACAGGATAAGTGCGCAGATACTCTATCGCTGTTCGGCTATCATCCGTTTTCAGGACAACCTGAATATTGCTATTTTTACCGAGTAAAACTTCGATCGACATTCTTACAATAGGGTGTTCGTCCATAATGATAACAGATGCAGGTTTCATTGTTGTATGCCTCAGACTGTTATGCGTCCTTCGTTTTATAATAAGCGTCAGACACCTTAAAGATTGTGAAATAGCCAGATCTACACACCACACAGTGGAGCAATAATAAAGAATGAGACCTCCCTGTTGACTGGCTATTTTGCGTAAGAGTAATAAATATGTGGAATATCCATTTCGCACCAACAAAAAAGAAATTTCTGATTAAGTAAAAACAATATGGATTATACCTGGTCTGATTTCTCGGAAAAGTCTTGCGAAATGCGAATTATGGATAGCGGGTAGGATATTCTGTGACGTTATAGAAAATTTGTTCGTGGTGGAGCTATTTTCTTTAGAGTTGACATTGAGTAGTTTAAACTGTTGTTTTTAAGTATAAAAATAATATGAAAGACTAATTGTTTAGTATTTGTTATGTAATAACAGAAAGATGTTGACGCTGGAGACCTCGAAAAACGAGGAGGAACAGGGGACGATGTAAGAAAAAAATTTTTATCGCTTACCAGGACGAGTTGTAAATATTAATTTTATGTGAAATATTTACATTTAATGGAAGTGAAAATAAGTAATTTCTTAAAAAATCTTATTCACCAAAACGTTACTTCGTTAAAAAATGTCGTGGAAAGTAACGTTTAGCTGCTGGATCAGCCGAAGAAAGCTTTGCCTGTGGGGAAGGTTAAGGAGGGTGATAAGTTGTTTAAGCCGGTAAACTACACGATGATAAGGTACGCTTTGCTGACGTGCTATTTCTTTTAAAGAGGCGCCTTGCGCTAAAGTTTCAATCATCAACCAGTCAGTACGGCTAAAGCTTTCCGATAAGCGAGGTTTGGAGGCTGATAACAAGGCTTCGCGTACTGAGGCCAGATTTTGTCGTCGCGACAGGACAAAAAAACGCCCAGCCATACGGATAAACTGTGTTATAGCGGAGGTTTTATCTGATACCAGCAGGTAAATCTGGATATCGCTTTGTTGCCAACTGAGCGCGCGTAGCTGGTTAAGCGCCTCAATACAGGAGACAGGTAGCGCCTCCATATCTACAATCAGTTGTCTGAGCGACCCCTTTTCAATCCACAAAGAAATGTCATCTAATGAGCGGAATGCTGCGGTACGTTTTCCGGAAAATAAGTAGTGACTCAATGAATAGCCGAGGTAGTTGTCAGTTGTAATTATTGCCTGAGAAATGATACCAACCGGCAAGGCATAATTGAGCTGTTGGTTCAGTAACTCAAGGCGATCAAATATCTGCGGCGTTGGAGAGTGATAACGGCAGGCGCAGTCTTTAGCATTTCTTAAACGGCGGTGTCTTTCCCTGCGTGGTACGCTGCGCATCCTGCTTTTTCCATTGCTCTAATATATATCTGGTAATATGGCTGGCCATAAATAACCTTGTTCCATCGTTGCACCAGCGTAAAAAGCAATGCTTCGTTGCTCTGATGTTTCAATGCCTTCCATCAGCATTAACTGCTGAAAAAAAACTTCGCTATCATGTTCTGACGGAAGTTGCGTCAGGACCTCATAGCCGATTAATTGCGCAGTTGAGAGATTAACGATTGGCTCAGATTTTAACAATTCGCTGTTGAGATATGAATGACGTGTGGGCGAAGACGCCAGGTGTGGGGGATTTATCCTTTCCTTTAACAAAATACCCTGTGCCACCAAACACTCCTCCAGGCATTTATGATGCAGCCATATATTTTCGACCCCTGAATCTATCAGGATATTATGGGCATCATTGTGGCAGCGTTAAAAAAATGCCTGTAGGTATCGTTACTTAATTATTGGTGAGATATTTCGTAAGCCTTGTAAAAAGTTAAGTGAGTTTACTTACTGAGTAAGAAATGAAGGTTAACTCTAATATATTTTAAAAACTGCTGCTCCGTTTTAACATGTAATTTTCGCATAATGCTCCGGCGGAGTGACTTTGTCTGCTCTTCAGAAAGTGAAAGTAAAGCGGCCGTTTCGCTTAAATGATAACCGCTGGCGATCAGTTTTAACAGGTGACGTTCTGTTACTGAAAAATGACGAGTCGTGCAGTAGTGGCAAATGCCAGAAGGGACGCTATGTCGAAGCGCTCGTTTATGTAAGATCAATATCATTTTCCGGGTAATTTCTTCAACATCATCTTCCCGATAAATATGCGGCAGCATATACAGACATGGTCTGAACATGAGCTTTTCTTTATCGCATTTATTACAAATAATCGCCCGTAGCTGATGTTGGGTATGCATAGGTATCTGATAACAGCCAGCGCTGAACCAATCATCATCCAGGGCCAGGAAAGCGATATCGGCATTATCTATCTCTTCTGGCGGCAGAAAGTCAATTTTCTGCTGCCATTGATTCGCCAGACGCGTCATGATGATTTTCAACCCATGCTCAAAGTGACTGTTTTGTTCCTTAATAGCGATACGCAGCATAAAAAAATATCCTACACGGCAGGTGAATCATGGTGAAATATTAAAGAAACTGATTGATTTTCTAAATACTGGCGGCCTTAATTCCCACTTTATGCGTGCTGAGATGTGTCCAGGCGATTTCCTGGAACCTGGCATTGCGCCAGAAAAGACGATATTCGTACACTTAGTCAGCAACCAGAACAAAAGCCATTGACTCAGGAGTGCCTGACCGTATAATTCTCGCGTTTCGTCTACACGAAGTCTTCACTTCACAAGGCGCCCTTAGCTCAGTTGGATAGAGCAACGGCCTTCTAAGCCGTGGGTCGCAGGTTCGAATCCTGCAGGGCGCGCCACTTATAAATCAACGTGTTACGCTTCTTTATTTCCTCCTTATTTTCCATATGGGACATATTTGGGACATCATCACCAAAAATGTCGTCTATTTTCCTCGCGTGTTCCGTTAAATGATTAGGTGCAAGGTGAGCATATCTGTGAATCACCACGGATAACCTGGACACTTCTGAGTCGTTGATGATATAGGTTTTCATATTCAGCCGGTGGCATCTGCTCGCTCGAACCATGCCGGCGTCTACTGTTATAAAACATTTCTATGTAATCAAAAATATCGCTTCTGGCTTCGTCTCTCGTTCCGTAGATCTTTTCCTTTATCCGTTCACGCTTCAGTAGCTGGAAAAAGCTTTCTGCAACCGCATTGTCATGACAGTTGCCACGACGGCTCATTCTGCTCTCCAGTCCGTGCGGTTTCAGGAGCGACTGCCATTCATAGCGGGTGATTACGTCGCCACACGGCCATCAGAAGCGCATTCAGGACTCTATCTTTTGTCATTCATGGTTGCAGTGACCAATTGAATCTATTGCGGCTTTTTTTTATATGTCCCGCTCGTCAGTAACCCGCTTCAACTCTTTCGGGAGTCGGCGGATTCCGGTCTGATCATCTGACTGCTCTTTATTTCTTTATTGGTGGAGGAGTTCGACCCGTACTTCTTTATCCTGGCGTAAAGACTGTGGGTAGTAATATCGAGATGTGTTGCGGCGCTGGAAACAGAATGGCCACGCTCAACGACCTGTCTTACCGCTTCAATTTTAAACTCTTCGGGATAACGTTTACCGCTCATAGGCACCTCTCTTTAAGTCATCTTAAATGGCTCTGAGGTGTCTGTTAAACCTGTGGCGATTCACATTGACCGCAGATTGTCAGGTTCCTTTACCCGGTAGTGAAACCAGTAGGGGGCAGTTTATCCGCACTAAAAGACGGTGTTCCTGCATCTGTGGTGGAGTTGAACCGGATGGGCTTTGGGCACATGCGTATCCTTGCGTGTATTGGTCAGTTGCCGGAGTCTGGATTAATGCACTATGGCTCCGTTGGGTTCTTTTTTGGGACTGATGGTGCATTGCGACTTCTTGCTAAGAAACCTGATGGGGCATTTGTGACATACGATATGTAGGAATCCCCGCCGCCCGTTACCCATTGGTGGCGGGGAACATTAATTATACATGAATGTTATTTAATTATTTCCGTAATATTCTCATTTGTCCTCGCCCCTGTTCTAACGTCCCATGTCCCAGATGTAATTGATTCTAATTCATTTGAATCTATGCCGTTAATCGCCCGCCCGGAAAGCCATCTTCCGTCTATTTGGAATGTCTTCTTGTCGACATCTGCATTTATAATTTTTCCATCCTTTGTTTTAAAGCTAATGAACATCGCTGTATTCTCATCAAGAGAATCAGCAGGATTTTTATTAAACTCAAATATTACAAAGGTTTTAATGCCCATTTGCTGTTTATATATCCATAATGATTTTATATAAACGTTGTTACATATTTTTGCGTTAATATTAAGAGGCTTGAAATTAAAGGCTCGTGAATAGTCGAAAAATCCTGGAGCAGTTATTTTCAAATCAATCCCGTAGTATCTAGACATTGCTTCACTGTTAAACGTATCAAGACTTGGGCCTGCATGCAGTACCGGTGGAAAGTAATAATCAGGAATTATCGCTTGATCTTGTTTGTTATGTTTCGCCCTGTCTATTATTTCTTCCCTAATCTCCGTTTGTTTGCTTATTGATTTAATTGATGAGTAATAGAGGATGTATGATGGGATGAAATATAAAAAAGCCATTGCATATGTAGTAACAGATAAATAAATGGAAGCCTTGTTAAATTTCGTAAATGCAGAATGAGCAACAAAGGAAATCGAAAGAATCATAAAGCAGAGTGCTCCATTGAGAGCCCTGCTGGGCATTGCAGGAGATGCAAGGAACGCAACATTTGCAGCAATTGCACCCAGCATGAATAAAAAGCTTCCAAACATAAGTTTGCTGCTACTATTCCTTGATAACACTACAGAGATTAGTAGTATTATAAATGCAATATAGACCTGCCAATATGCCCCCATTGCTGATGGCAGCCTTTCTGAAAAGTGCTCAAGAACCCTCCATGCAAGTGGTTGATTGTACCAGTCTTGTATTGTAGACGCACGGGATAGGTTTCCCGGAGCCAGCAGGAGAACCCCCGCGCCTATTGCAGATCCGAATACGCCAATCAGTAAATATTTATTTCTATTCATTATAAAGAAATATGCTACAGAAATTAATACAACTACAAGAGATGTATTTTCATTTGAGCAACCTGCAAATATCGATGATATGGCATATACAAAGAGTATTAAATTGGATTTTTTACCATTGCTTAAATATATAGAAATTAGTATATAAATGGCAATGAACATGTTGGTCCATAAGTAATTTGCTGACCCAACAAGCCAGAAGTTAGTTTGACCGAGGGCTGGATTTGCAACGAAGTATAAGAAAAATAAGAAAATCATCACATATGGGGACGGTGACGACTTTGTTAATGTAGCTGGGATCATTGTCCAGCACAACACCATTAATGTTAGCGCTGCTGAGTTTATTGCATTGTAAATATGCGGGGAGAAAAACTTTAATAGAGATGTGCTGATCGTATCTGACACAACCCTTCCGCTCCATCCCAAATAGTGCATTTTTACGCTAGAAAGCGAAAGCTCTCTTAGGGCATAAGTATAGTCATCAGAGTTCATTGGTGTGATAAATCCTATTGAATACACCAACGAGAAAACTATAAGGATAGCGATTACCATTTTTAATCTATTGTTAACCATTTTTCTTCTCATTCTTAATTATGTACTTAGGCCTTTTTTTTGTTTCTATGTAAATCCTGCCAATATATTCCCCAAGAATACCTATTCCTATCAATTGAACGCCACCCAGAAAAAGTACAGAAACAAGAAGAGACGGGTAGCCAGGAACATTATTTCCAAATATTAATTTATCAATAATCATCCATGCACCGTAAAGGAATGACATACCTGCAATAAACAATCCAATGTAAGTCCATATGCGGAGCGGAAATGTTGAGAAAGAAGTTATTCCTTCCAGCGCCAGATTCCATAATTTCCAGCCATTGAATTTTGAATCGCCGGCAACACGCTCAGCGCGGGCGTATTCAACTACATCAGTCTTGCCGCCCACCCATGACAGAACGCCTTTCATAAACAGATTACGTTCTGGCATCTGTTTAATATTTTCGACAACCTCACGACTCATTAACCGAAAGTCGCCAACGTTCTCTTCAATTTTCGGATTGCTGATTTTATTATGCAGCTTATAAAACCATTCAGCTGTCTTACGCTTCATGCGCCCGTCAGTTGAGCGGTCTGAGCGCTTAGCCAGCACCATATCCGCGCCAGCCTGCCACTTCTCAATGAGATGGGGGATTACTTCTATCGGATCCTGTAAATCGACATCAATAGGAATGACCGCATCCCCGGTTGCATGGTCGAGACCCGCGAAAAGAGCAGGTTCTTTACCGAAGTTTCGCGTAAACGAAAGCGGAATAACGAGCGGATCAGATGCAGCTATTTTGTTAATTATTGATTCAGTCGCATCTTTGCTTCCATCGTTGATGAAAACAATCTCAACTTCATACGGTTTTAGCTCTTCAAACTCGCGAACCGTTTTATAGAAAATAGGTATCGTGGCTTCTTCATTGAAGACCGGAACGACTAACGAGATTTTCATTTCGCATCCCTAAAGACAATGAACTTTGAATAAATGAATCCGCATATCAGGCTGATAGCTGAAAAGGTGACAAGAGTAAGGAGTGGCGGCAGGGAACATTTGTCAGCCATCCAGCCAACAACGGCGCTCAGTGTTCCCATAAATCCCACGTACATCATGTAGCGAAGCGTGGTGGTGCTGGCGTTAAAGGTGAAGCGCGCATTGGCATAGAAGCTGAACGATACGGCGATAACAAAACCGGAAAAGTTCGCCAACGCCTGATGCGTATGCATCCCATACACACAAAAAGCAAATACGCCCCAATGAATAAGCGTGTTAAGAACACCGATCGATGTGTACTTAGCGAATAACTTCAACATTATGAAAATCAGCGGATTCGGAAAGGTCTGGAGTGTAGCACTACAAATTGCTTTGATCGATATAAACGATCAATAATGTGGTATTCAATAGTTTAAAGTTATTGTTATCTTATTAATTGATCGTTGTTACCGATCAATTGGGGCTACTGATTGCTAAGTAGTTTGGGACAAAAACGGGACACACAAAGCTTTGCATCGGCTTGCAAGGCTTTGCATGTTTTTCGAAGATGGGGCGAGTGAGCGCCGTAGTAATGGGATAACTTGTTGTTAGCTCAGGTAGTTCCAGGAACATCTAAGCCGTGGGTCGCAGGTTCGAATCCTGCACGGCGCGCCATTTAACCTCTCAAAATTACGTTAATCCGTAAGCTTCTGCGGCGGCGACGTTGCGCCATCCGCAGTACGTGACGCTAATATGCAAATAACTAATTGCGTTTAATCTGTTTATGGTGCTCCTCAGCCTGGATCTCGTGGGAGAAAGAATGGGCATTATTCATCGATTAATGGATGACCATTGCTTTTTCATAGTCGTCCATTTCAGAAAAGGATGTCGCATTTTCCACAGTAGCCGGGGCGCTGGGTTTCTGTGTCTGAGCCATTTGCTGATGCGCGAAGGCGTCACCGTTATTCATCATCTCATGTGCTGTGGCGGATAATTGGCGGGATTCCATTTTCTCTGCGGTGTTTACGCCAGCTGAAATAAAAAAACGACAGCTAAAAGGGATGTAAACTTATTCATCTTATTTCTCCGGTGTGGGTTAATAAGAGAAATAATAAAACAGTTGTTGGGCCTGGCGCGTGACGGGATAATGACGATTATATCAGATTATTTTGCTGGCTAGTGATAGCGCCTTTCACTATCGCTACAGTTCAACGGAGGTGTTTGGGGAATGTCAAAATAAAACGAGTAGCGCGTGTATCGGAGGTGACAGAAATTTTTCCCCGGTGCGCAGTGACGATGGATTTTACAATTGCCAGGCCTATACCGCTGCCTTCCCCTTTACGCTGGCGGGAGGGATCAACGCGATAAAAACGATCGAAAAGGAGCGGCAAATGTTCCGGCGCGATTGGCGTACCGGGGTTTTCAACAATAATATGTATCTGGTCGTCCGCTTCTTTTATCCGAAGAGTAATGGTTTTACCCGGCGGCGTATAGCGCATCGTATTAGAGAGTAAATTACTGATCGCTCTGCGCAGCATGATGGGATCGCCGGTGATTCAGCAGGCGCGGCCTTCAAAGCGCAAGCTCCCAACACCTTTTCGGCAGAAAAACTCGATGAGGCGCTTTACCACGGGGCGGTGCTCCGGGTGCGGCCAAAAGCCATGACGGTAGCGGTGATTATCGCCGGTCTGCTACCTGTTTTATGGGGGACCGGCGCGGGTTCTGAGGTGATGAGCCGTATTACCGCGCCATTGCTGTCGCTGTTCATCATTCCGGCAGCCTACAAGCTGATGTGGCTGCGCAGGCATCGTCGCCTTGCGGCATAACGTGTGCACCCCGCCTGCGGCGTCAAACTGCAGGCGGGTTCAGCGTACGTTTATCGTCCGAGCGCGCTGACCCGTTTGCGGTACTCGCCTGGTGTACAACCGAATTCACGGACAAAAGCTTTGTGAAAAGAAGA
This DNA window, taken from Salmonella enterica subsp. enterica serovar Typhimurium str. LT2, encodes the following:
- the rfbI gene encoding putative glycosyl translocase (similar to E. coli orf, hypothetical protein (AAC75409.1); Blastp hit to AAC75409.1 (120 aa), 81% identity in aa 1 - 120) produces the protein MLKLFAKYTSIGVLNTLIHWGVFAFCVYGMHTHQALANFSGFVIAVSFSFYANARFTFNASTTTLRYMMYVGFMGTLSAVVGWMADKCSLPPLLTLVTFSAISLICGFIYSKFIVFRDAK
- a CDS encoding putative inner membrane protein, which produces MRRKMVNNRLKMVIAILIVFSLVYSIGFITPMNSDDYTYALRELSLSSVKMHYLGWSGRVVSDTISTSLLKFFSPHIYNAINSAALTLMVLCWTMIPATLTKSSPSPYVMIFLFFLYFVANPALGQTNFWLVGSANYLWTNMFIAIYILISIYLSNGKKSNLILFVYAISSIFAGCSNENTSLVVVLISVAYFFIMNRNKYLLIGVFGSAIGAGVLLLAPGNLSRASTIQDWYNQPLAWRVLEHFSERLPSAMGAYWQVYIAFIILLISVVLSRNSSSKLMFGSFLFMLGAIAANVAFLASPAMPSRALNGALCFMILSISFVAHSAFTKFNKASIYLSVTTYAMAFLYFIPSYILYYSSIKSISKQTEIREEIIDRAKHNKQDQAIIPDYYFPPVLHAGPSLDTFNSEAMSRYYGIDLKITAPGFFDYSRAFNFKPLNINAKICNNVYIKSLWIYKQQMGIKTFVIFEFNKNPADSLDENTAMFISFKTKDGKIINADVDKKTFQIDGRWLSGRAINGIDSNELESITSGTWDVRTGARTNENITEIIK
- a CDS encoding sensor protein (similar to E. coli putative 2-component sensor protein (AAC73671.1); Blastp hit to AAC73671.1 (480 aa), 74% identity in aa 375 - 479), producing the protein MLRRAISNLLSNTMRYTPPGKTITLRIKEADDQIHIIVENPGTPIAPEHLPLLFDRFYRVDPSRQRKGEGSGIGLAIVKSIVTAHRGKISVTSDTRATRFILTFPKHLR
- a CDS encoding putative transport protein (similar to E. coli putative inner membrane component for iron transport (AAC73676.1); Blastp hit to AAC73676.1 (1047 aa), 82% identity in aa 981 - 1044); protein product: MRPKAMTVAVIIAGLLPVLWGTGAGSEVMSRITAPLLSLFIIPAAYKLMWLRRHRRLAA
- the yfdH gene encoding putative glycosyltransferase (similar to E. coli putative glycan biosynthesis enzyme (AAC75410.1); Blastp hit to AAC75410.1 (306 aa), 88% identity in aa 1 - 306), giving the protein MKISLVVPVFNEEATIPIFYKTVREFEELKPYEVEIVFINDGSKDATESIINKIAASDPLVIPLSFTRNFGKEPALFAGLDHATGDAVIPIDVDLQDPIEVIPHLIEKWQAGADMVLAKRSDRSTDGRMKRKTAEWFYKLHNKISNPKIEENVGDFRLMSREVVENIKQMPERNLFMKGVLSWVGGKTDVVEYARAERVAGDSKFNGWKLWNLALEGITSFSTFPLRIWTYIGLFIAGMSFLYGAWMIIDKLIFGNNVPGYPSLLVSVLFLGGVQLIGIGILGEYIGRIYIETKKRPKYIIKNEKKNG